The genomic DNA TATCATATGATTGCTGCTTCACTGACACCATGCTCATTCATCTTCactgaatttttttaatataagctCCTCACATGTTCAGTGATAGTTTTCTTTAATTCTTTATAGTGTTTAAGAGTTGTGCTGCTCTAAGACCATATATTGCACACATTGATGACATCTACAAGGATTTCACTTCTTACAAGTTCAGAGTTCCGGTGACTGGGGCAATTATTTTGGATGAGTCATATGAGCGGGTAAGCTTTAAAAAAGCATTTTTGTTTGAATTTAATCTTTTAGTTCTTCATTGTGCTCCTGGGCCTGAAAGTATGTAATCACGTAATTATTTGTGTTATTTTAGATCCTTAAAGAAATAATTTCTTTGTATTGGATTTTGGATAATGAGGAGGTTGCATAGGCATGCCAACCAGCGTGAACCTTTGTTCGATATTATGAGCACAGGATGATATTGTCACCCAGAAGTGGCAGAAACAATATTGCCCCCACTAGAACTAAAATGGTAGTAAAATATCCACATAGTTGGCCCCAAGTAATTCCTACATTGTTGGCttcttgttgctgttgttgtttgGATATATAATGACATATCTGCATTAGTACAACCTTTAAGTTCATTCGTTTTGTTGTTTTCTCTTATAAAATTTTGACTTATTGTAAAATCCTCAAAAGCGATGTTTTTTGTTGTTTGGGTACATGTAGTACATGTGTTTATATAGGATTACTGCTTTGTATCTTTTCTTAGTCCAAAATTTCCAAAAGGTTCTGTTGGTTGCATACCCACTTTATTGCAGATACTTAATTATCAAGCTCTTGTATTGTCAATTTTGTATCTTCTTGGTGCAGCCAAAGTTTCTTGAAGGCACTGTCAATTGTAGGCTTGTAGCATTATAATAAATCAGAGATTTCCAGTCAAAGTCCTTATATCAAGGTTTTATTTGAAACTTACATAGACTGAGTTGGGTTTTAGTTGTAGTTAGATTTGTTCATGTATTTTCATTCAGCTTCTATCATTTACTTGCTTTAGCGTATGGATTATTATGAGGCACTAATTGAATCATGTTTAAGTGTTAACAATGATAAAAAGGTTTTAATTAGTTGGTtgtcatattttttaattttgctTTCTAGTCATGGATTTAGATCCTTTGGAAAATATGGATGTTTTAGCCTTAAGTTTGGAGTCTTTTCATAATATTAGTTGTCTAATGATGACTGCTTCTTTGAGGAAAGTATTTagggtgattgatttattgccatGTTACAATCCTAGTATGCTTAGATGTTGTGCTTGTTCAAGTAAACTGTATTCTAGCTTTAAGCAACATATTAAGGGTTGGAATCAAAAAGTAACTGAAGCATGTCATTGATCACTTCATGGTtatgttttttattctttttgtcaCTAAGATTTTAgtgtttatttttcttaaaaaacatATTCATTACCATAACTGGCTGTATGGTATACAATTCTCAACAATGCTCAATAGGAGGAAGAGTTTCATGCAGTCTAGATGGCATCTTACAAATTGTTATGTAGAATTCTTAACATCTGTCACTAGCTCTTTTAGTCATGATGCTACACCAGCCATCTGGCATATGGGATGTTTGTTGCATGTAAATGATTTGTATTGGATTTGAGTTTTTCAGTATTATCTTTTATGCAAGTTTTAATTCTGAGGTCAATTTCTAATTTGCTTGCTTCATTAGTCTCTTTTCAGTCAAAATATCAGGCCATAATACAGTGTAAGAAACCTAGGGGGGAGAAAAAGAGCAATAATTGAAACAAAATCTTCTATTGATATTTTAATGGCATCTTTTGTCTCTAGAGGCTGATGCATGTTGCTAAGCCCCATCTCTGGTAACATCTAAAGATGCTTATATGTCCTTGAAACAGTGAGTTTCACATATTGAAACAGTGAGTTTCACATATTCTATCTTAAAGCATCTATGCTTATACATCAAATGAGAAAGAACTTCCATGTTTGTCTTAGCTTTGAAGATAGTAAGAGTTTGGTCCTAATCTAAGATTCTTGTTTTGCAGTGTTTGCTTGTTAAAGGCTGGAAAGCTGGAGCAAGTTGGAGCTTTCCTCGTGGTAAAAAGAGCAAAGATGAGGAAGATCACACATGTGCTGTTCGTGAAGTTAGTACTTTTTCTGGTTATCTCAAGTTTTACCAAATATATTTTTGAATGGTTTAAAATGTGTAGATTCACAATTATTTTTTCACACTTTCTGATTATTAGAATACATTTCCAATTCATTTGCATTTTATCCTAGATGGCTATAAGATTGTGTGATGTCAAAATAACTTTTTGTTCTTAATGTTGAAATGGTTTTCATTCAAGTGAACCGGTAAGGGAACACAAATTTAGAAGTTATTAAACTAAATGTGTCAAGTAGACATGTtgaattaattaaatatataagtgAAGGTAGCATTGAAACAAGAAGGCAATGCTGATAGACTTGAAATTGTGAAGTCCATGTATGTAGCAGATACATGCAGCAAGTAGTTTGAAAAGAACTCACCCTGAGTCGGGAAATAGCTGCTTCTTGCTGTTTTTTCTTGTAAATTGAATAAGCTGGAAGTATGATTTAGAAAACTGTTTGCTGTTGAATTGTTGATTGACTACTGGATCACGAAACATGAGTTTTCCCATGGAcaggttatgttatggtttgagtTCTACATCAAATTAATGTGCATTTGATTGTTGATATAAACCATTTCTAGTTTGATAGCATCTCTAACTTGGACATTAGGTGAGAAATCTAGTCAGTGGCATTATTGTGGTGCAGGTAGATTATTTATCTCATCGGGGCACAAATAGATTATTAATTTTGGAAGTCCTTTTCGTCCACTAAATTTCTTGTTTGATATGGAGGACATTTTCATTTGTGGTCCCTTTTCTCTTAGTATCATCCTTGtacatatattttttacttaaCAAATTAACATGCAACATTCCCACATTTCTGCTGAATACTATTGCTATTTTGTTGAGACAGTGAAAAATATTACAAGATATTTTTTACTCAACAAGTTAACAAGTTTTCCTTGACCTTGGAAAGTCACTATTGCTATTTTGTTGAGACAGTGATATATTACAAGGTATATAGAACTCTGTTGTAATACGACCTGATCTCACTGTAGCATTTTGGTACTATGGAACTAAATGAGTGCATTTTTTAGTTACTATTTTTCTGTAGGTTGCGTAATTGTTAGTACAATTATGATATGTCTCTTACTTAATTTATCATTGAATGATCTCTGGGTACATTTCTTTTTTACTCATGCGAACTATAATCTACTTTTGTTTGTGTTCACAACAAAATTTATTAATTCATTCATGAAAATGATAATCACAGGTCCTTGAGGAAACTGGGTTTGATGTTTCCAAGCTTTTGAAAATTGATGAGTATATTGAAGTCGTAATTGGACAGCAAAGGGTACGACTCTATATTATTGCTGGGGTGAAGGAGGACACAGTTTTTGCTCCTTTAACCAAAAAGGAGATCAGTGTATGTAGTCTCGCTAGTTCTTTATAATTTTGTTCAGTCAAATTGTCACAATGTTTTGATGGAACAAAACCAGCTAATACTCTAACTTTTCTGTCTATATGAATCAAATTTAAGCAATGTTTCTAAATAAACCTTAGTAATATAGCTTTAGGAACGTATTTCCTTTTGTGTTTTCCTTTGTTTGCAGCTGTTTGTTGGTGTTAAATTTACGCAATAAACTTTGATACTACTTTCAGGGCTATTAtaacactttttttttctttaactaatAGTATCATCTATGAATTTACTTTTCATGACAATGTGACATGCCAAATTTACTGGGTGGGATGGGCACAGCATATTTTGTAGCATGGTTTTCATACTGTACTGGTACCAGCTGCATGCCTGATTCTATTTTGGCAACTTTTCACATGTACACACCATCACATGCACCATGTTGTGTCTGTGAGTCACATGCCTGCGACTATGCGGCCATGGCTCGCTGTACATTCTTATCTACATGTTGGTTGTTACGGTGCACAACTAGAGTGGCTGATACATGGTATCTTCTTAGTATTCATTTACCTGGCCATTCTGGGGGAATAGTTCTTTAATCTACTTTAGAACTAGGTCTTCAGTTGACCCTGTGCCTGACAAGAAATGCAGAAGGGGAGAAATCAGAAATGGTTATATTTAGATTTACTTTTGGTCTATTCTTTCTTGCAGATTCCTCTGTCCTCATGTTTCTGTTATCTCCCATCTATGCTTTATAGAacagaatggaaatgggaattttTAGCATTAAACCAGACCTCTACAGTGCATGCTTGATTGCTGCTTGTAGGAAATCTCATGGCACCGGCTAGATGAACTGCAGCCAGCTGGTGATGATATTACATCACGTGGAGTAAATGGTTTAAAGCTTTATATGGTTGCTCCATTCCTGACGTTAgtatcttctattatcttctgtgcaaaattattttttctattaataTTACTTATTTGACATATTAGTCCTTGTTCTTTTTACTAACCGTGCAGATCTCTGAAAGCATGGATTGCATCACATCCTCCTTCAATACCTCTGAAATTGGATTCATCTTCAAAAGGTTCAATCACTACCACCCTCTTTTTCTCATTAATGGATGTGGTTTCCTGGTTTCTGATTATAGAAGATTCATTTCAACCATCTTTCCCCCCACTGATGTCTCCTTTGCAATTAGATCTTTTACAAGTCTCCTTCAGCAACATCCTGGTGCATGTTCATGAAACTTGAACCATATCTGTGTATAGATCACAACAAAGGACAACAGAGGCATTTAAGAGTAGATCAATTTTCTTGATTTTGGGTTATTCCCAACATTTATTTTCAGTAAGGAATAGATACCCACTTTTTTTTTGGCCATAAAGTCACCTAAGACGTTTAGGATGGTTCTGGGATTCTCGAGAGAATGTCCGTCATAATTCTCTTTGCTTGATAAGTATTCATCATGTTGAGATCGTTACTGTCACCATTTCCAGCATCTACCTCACGAACTTCATTTGTCAGCTTCGACTTAGCCTACCTTCATGCAACTCCCCTTCAGCACCTTTTTCTCTCTAAACACTATGCAAAAAGGAAAAAATTTCAAGGGCATTTCATTAAAGTGGCAAAGTGAACTAAAATCCAAGTCCTAGTGCAGTCAGTCGACAGAGTTATATATCGTCTCTTTAGACCCTATACCAACCAATCAACAGAGTTTTATGTTCTGACTGATTGAGTGCTCTTTCAAGCTTTAGCAGGAACTTCCGTCTGGAAGGCCAAGAATAATGCAGATGGCGGGATGCCTTCAGACAATGCACCACTCAGACTTGGATCTGAACCACAAAAGTCCGATAATGGACCTGGCAAAAGTTTCAGAAACTTCAAGTTTGACACTGCTAGCATCCTACAGGCAATGGAAGCTGCTTTTGCTGCCAACTGAGGTGTTATCCTCCATGGTAGTTTGTCAGATGGGTGTAGGTTGCGTTGACCTGTAACTTCCACGTTAAGCACACTTGATTTTTCTTCTCATGCATGGCCCCATCATCATATACTCATTGACCACAGCAGAAATCGAGTCTAGATGGCCACGTACTCCACCGAGACTTTTGAGAGGCAGTTGGACTCTTTAACTATTCTAATTGGGAGCCATCTACACAGAACTCTTAGCCTCTGATACCTTTGCGCCCTTTTGTTAGTAGCATAACGAAACTGTGGGGTTGCTTATTCATCAGTATGTGTGTAGCTGACGATGTATCTGGAAGTCCTTGGCCATATATTACAGTGTCGACGAGGCATTCCATGGAGAACCACGATACCTTTGATTCCATTGGTCATTTGTTAATAGCATTACTTCAGCTTATCTATTCATCAATGGTTGGTTATTCATCTTTACGTGTTTATCTTATGACATATTTGGAACTTGGAAGttgatgaattttgtgaacctttATATTTTGAATCTATTAAATTTTATAGCATAATAGTTGTAATAAAAGATGATAGATGCAtatattgaataatattttttatattttctacatCTTCAATCAATTTATGATTTAATGATCAATTTAGGATTTGAATAATTGATCTGGTTGTATAATATAAgtgtttttttttcaaaatttatataaataatcatcaattCAATGGATAAAATTCatcaatttttataatatatttcctAATTCTATATGGTATTAGAGTTTCTTTTGGTTCGAGtaagatttttattattattattatttctagtAACAACAATCCCTCTCCCCTCTGTTAATATGTCGTTGTCGGTTTCTTATAACTCCTAACTTGATTTGTCGATCCCTTTTCTTTACCAATTGATCTTGCTTCTACACAGAGATCCCTCGGTGCTACCTCTTCTCTGGCACTCTTCTACCCTCTATCGATGCTGCACAGATTTGTAGCTATCAACTCAATGTTCCTCTGCTTTGATCAATCAACAGATCTAATCAGTCCTTCGACAACGTTGATCTAATCTGCCACCTCCGGTGATGTTGATTTCGATGATCGTACCCTTGCTTCTCCTCAATGATCACCTACCTTCTGCTTTTCATCGATCAGATTCGTTGTGTATTTTCGCTTTTGCTAGGCAATCTTCGTTGATCGATCCCATGTCTACTCCCTCACCTTCACTTTGTTCGATGCCTTCCGGTCCGATCGCGTTGCCCTCCGGCCACCTCTAGAAGGTTGCTTGCTTGTTCACTGCCTCCTCAGATCTGTTGCCATCATCCAAAGAAGCGGTTACTGTTGACTCCCTTTCGATGCCCTATGTTTCCTTGTGCGGAGTTACCGTTGCCACCTACCCAAAGAAGCAGCACAAGGCTCTGTTTATAGGGTTTCGCCGCCTCGACCCTCCCGTGCAAATCCGATGGAGGAACCTCCTACTTCTTCCTCACTAGTGAACCTCCTATTACCCGACTGCCTCCTTCTTCCTCATCGACCATTGCATCTTGCTCGACGGTTTATTCTCTTCGTCAGTTGAACCTTTTCCTCCTGGCTGCAAGTCATAACCTACCGCCTCTCACTGTTGTTGTCGCCTCCTCTCGCGGTCTACAGATCAGAAGCGACTACTCTATCGACGGACCCCACTATGGCCGCCCGTCGCCTTCTCTCAGGCCCACGTATCTTCTCTCGTTCTCGCACAGTGGACTCTCCTATGCTCCTCCCAACTCGAACAGTTGCCTCTGTGATAAAGTCAACAATAGCTCCAAAGTCTAGAAACACTGTGAACAATGCGAAGATGGTGTTCCTACCACATCCGACGTttgttcttctttcttcctcaccCCTCATATCACTCTATGATGCCAAGGATTGGAATTCCAAAGGGCACCACCATCAACTATCAATCTCTCTGTGCAGTTGTGGACCTTTCTTCTTCCTTCCAACAACGCGCGACTCTTCTCTTGCAGCTCGATCTCCGTTAGATCAGTTCATATTCTCAATACGTCTTTTTCATCTGATGCCCTAATTATTATTCTCATATGAAACAATAGTTCTTTTCAACGTATATGACTTATATCTATCAATGGTGCAATGTAATTTCCCTTTAAATTATCTCCTTTTTGATATGATCTATTAGGCTTCGTCGATAACTCTTTTAATTATCCAccaaaaaagatttaaatatcagGAGAgccatagaagataagatttcaacTATACGAGAAAATCTCTATGTTCTATTAAGGAAAATCCtccattctgttgagggaaagggacatgttaatatatttaagctcttcacttcttcaataaagcttcttcaataattattcttatcttgtattatttttatcatggtatcagagcagtgagaaaagcgaagcttcgctgctcttgccttcggccagcgaccaacgccactaagaaaagcaaagcttcgcccttgccttcgGCCAACGGCCAACGCTGCTGCAGccaaattcctaagaggctccacggccaatcctcatcttcctcatcgcgatagtcttcgttgatctaccaacagtcggtggacttaaagagaacgaagggcggacttAAGGGAAACGAAATGAACGTTTAT from Musa acuminata AAA Group cultivar baxijiao unplaced genomic scaffold, Cavendish_Baxijiao_AAA HiC_scaffold_1155, whole genome shotgun sequence includes the following:
- the LOC135671753 gene encoding mRNA-decapping enzyme subunit 2-like isoform X1, with amino-acid sequence MAGLSRSSSSSMRNLFPPQELLDDLCSRFVLNVPKEDLESFERILFLLEQAHWFYEDNSVEQNPSLKSLSFREFTSLMFKSCAALRPYIAHIDDIYKDFTSYKFRVPVTGAIILDESYERCLLVKGWKAGASWSFPRGKKSKDEEDHTCAVREVLEETGFDVSKLLKIDEYIEVVIGQQRVRLYIIAGVKEDTVFAPLTKKEISEISWHRLDELQPAGDDITSRGVNGLKLYMVAPFLTSLKAWIASHPPSIPLKLDSSSKALAGTSVWKAKNNADGGMPSDNAPLRLGSEPQKSDNGPGKSFRNFKFDTASILQAMEAAFAAN
- the LOC135671753 gene encoding mRNA-decapping enzyme subunit 2-like isoform X2, whose protein sequence is MAGLSRSSSSSMRNLFPPQELLDDLCSRFVLNVPKEDLESFERILFLLEQAHWFYEDNSVEQNPSLKSLSFREFTSLMFKSCAALRPYIAHIDDIYKDFTSYKFRVPVTGAIILDESYERCLLVKGWKAGASWSFPRGKKSKDEEDHTCAVREVLEETGFDVSKLLKIDEYIEVVIGQQRVRLYIIAGVKEDTVFAPLTKKEISEISWHRLDELQPAGDDITSRGVNGLKLYMVAPFLTSLKAWIASHPPSIPLKLDSSSKAGTSVWKAKNNADGGMPSDNAPLRLGSEPQKSDNGPGKSFRNFKFDTASILQAMEAAFAAN
- the LOC135671753 gene encoding mRNA-decapping enzyme subunit 2-like isoform X3, producing the protein MAGLSRSSSSSMRNLFPPQELLDDLCSRFVLNVPKEDLESFERILFLLEQAHWFYEDNSVEQNPSLKSLSFREFTSLMFKSCAALRPYIAHIDDIYKDFTSYKFRVPVTGAIILDESYERCLLVKGWKAGASWSFPRGKKSKDEEDHTCAVREVLEETGFDVSKLLKIDEYIEVVIGQQRVRLYIIAGVKEDTVFAPLTKKEISEISWHRLDELQPAGDDITSRGVNGLKLYMVAPFLTSLKAWIASHPPSIPLKLDSSSKGTSVWKAKNNADGGMPSDNAPLRLGSEPQKSDNGPGKSFRNFKFDTASILQAMEAAFAAN